A single region of the Leptodactylus fuscus isolate aLepFus1 chromosome 5, aLepFus1.hap2, whole genome shotgun sequence genome encodes:
- the LOC142202717 gene encoding beta-1,3-galactosyltransferase 2-like, whose product MFNIEEKVLSTLKIETRSAQRPEQITVLTFNSSFRHHPMLSPYPYPYKFLMNPLEKCQKKNPFLVLLVIGESHDVKARDTIRRTWGNESIYQDVHVIRIFLVGISPVMTATIQRVLKEESTLYGDIVQQDFLDTYHNLTLKTLSGMEWVTKFCPNASYVMKVDNDVFVNVNYLVHQLLHPELPPRRNYVTGIVVENTSPSRVNYSLWYLPEEIYPSKIFPPYPAGPGYVLSGDMAKKVYKVAQEIAVYNIEDAFIGICLYKMNISLTPPPKNVFEGLRIGYNSTVFSKLVMAHHFKNEDLLILWSDMRKKNLI is encoded by the coding sequence ATGTTTAACATAGAGGAAAAAGTTTTATCGACCTTGAAGATAGAGACTCGTTCAGCCCAACGGCCAGAACAGATCACTGTATTGACTTTTAATTCCTCCTTCAGACACCACCCCATGTTGTCTCCATACCCATACCCTTATAAGTTTCTAATGAACCCTCTAGAAAAATGTCAGAAGAAGAACCCCTTCCTAGTTCTTCTGGTGATCGGAGAGAGTCACGATGTAAAAGCTAGAGATACCATCCGTAGGACCTGGGGGAACGAAAGTATCTATCAAGATGTTCACGTCATCAGGATCTTCTTGGTTGGCATCTCTCCCGTTATGACTGCCACCATACAGAGGGTCCTCAAAGAGGAAAGTACCCTTTATGGAGACATTGTTCAACAAGACTTCTTGGACACCTACCATAATCTAACGCTGAAAACTCTATCAGGAATGGAATGGGTGACAAAATTTTGTCCTAACGCCTCTTACGTGATGAAGGTGGACAATGACGTCTTTGTCAATGTCAACTATCTGGTCCACCAACTTCTCCATCCAGAGCTTCCACCTCGTAGGAATTATGTAACCGGGATTGTAGTGGAAAATACCTCACCCAGTAGAGTAAACTATAGCCTATGGTACCTACCTGAAGAAATATACCCCTCAAAAATATTCCCCCCATATCCTGCCGGTCCCGGGTATGTACTATCTGGTGACATGGCCAAGAAGGTCTACAAAGTGGCCCAAGAGATTGCTGTTTACAACATAGAGGATGCCTTTATTGGGATATGCCTGTACAAAATGAACATTTCACTAACTCCGCCTCCTAAAAACGTATTTGAGGGGCTGAGAATTGGTTACAATTCCACCGTCTTCAGTAAGCTTGTCATGGCCCACCATTTTAAGAATGAGGACTTGCTGATATTGTGGTCAGAcatgaggaaaaaaaatctgatatag